The sequence CAATATGCTCCATTGGGAGGAATGATTGGTTTAAAGGAGGAAATTGCCAGAAAAATAGAAAACAGTCATCAAAGTACCTATCATCCGGATTCAGAAATTACGGTGACAGCAGGGGGAACTCAAGCTATTTTTACCGCTATTGCTGCTTTTATCAAAAAAGATGATGAAGTGATTATTTTTGAGCCTGCTTACGACTGTTATGAACCTACTGTAGAGCTTTTTGGAGGTATTGTAAAACGATTTGAAATGAAAGCTCCTGATTATCAAATCGACTGGGCTACTGTAAAGAGCCTGGTAAGTGATAAAACCAAAATGATTATCCTCAACAATCCGAATAATCCGTCAGGAAAAATCTTAAAAGAAGAAGATATCAATGCGCTGATTCAATTGGTCAAAGGGACTTCGATCCTTATTTTAAGCGATGAAGTGTATGAAAATATTGTTTTTGATGGAAAACAGCATTTAAGTATCTGTAAATACCCTGAGCTTAAAGAAAGAAGTCTTCTTGTAGCCTCATTTGGAAAACTATTTCATGTTACAGGCTGGAAAGTAGGATATTGTGCCGCTCCCAAAGCCTTAACAGATGAGTTCAGAAAAGTACATCAGTTCAATGTTTTTTGTGTGAACACTCCTATTCAACTTGCTTTAGCGGAGTATATGAAAAACGATGAACATTACCTTCATCTTAATCAATTCTTTCAGGAAAAAAGAGATTTCCTAAGACAAGGACTTTCTGGAACGTCCTTCGAGTTGCTAGATTGTGAAGGAACTTATTTCCAGGCAGTAAAATATTCTAAAATCTCAGATAAAAATGATTTTGATTTTGCCAGTGAATTAACTATTAATCATAAGGTAGCAAGTGTCCCATTTTCATCATTTTACAAAAATAAGCTGAATGAAAATGTAATCAGGTTATGTTTTGCAAAGAAACAGGAAACATTAGAAAGAGCACTAGAAAATCTTTCAAAAGTATAATTATTGTAAGATGTATTAGAAGTATTTTTAACCTGACATCAGGGAACTTATTTATTTCCAGAAACACACAATACAATATATTTTTTCTTCAATAGGTGA is a genomic window of Chryseobacterium nakagawai containing:
- a CDS encoding methionine aminotransferase, with amino-acid sequence MIQLPLSKLSNVGTTIFSQMTQLANENEAINLSQGFPDFMPDSELLNHVDHFVKKGFNQYAPLGGMIGLKEEIARKIENSHQSTYHPDSEITVTAGGTQAIFTAIAAFIKKDDEVIIFEPAYDCYEPTVELFGGIVKRFEMKAPDYQIDWATVKSLVSDKTKMIILNNPNNPSGKILKEEDINALIQLVKGTSILILSDEVYENIVFDGKQHLSICKYPELKERSLLVASFGKLFHVTGWKVGYCAAPKALTDEFRKVHQFNVFCVNTPIQLALAEYMKNDEHYLHLNQFFQEKRDFLRQGLSGTSFELLDCEGTYFQAVKYSKISDKNDFDFASELTINHKVASVPFSSFYKNKLNENVIRLCFAKKQETLERALENLSKV